From Elusimicrobiota bacterium, one genomic window encodes:
- a CDS encoding ferredoxin family protein, with amino-acid sequence MKAEPIDEKLSRVTFVKAPEPHISLDEAVCARCPVGYACLACCPAGNFKRDEKSGQVSVSTESCMECGACRVVCAPGAVRWAWPKGGFGVCYLQG; translated from the coding sequence ATGAAGGCCGAGCCCATAGACGAGAAGCTCTCCCGGGTGACCTTCGTCAAGGCCCCGGAGCCGCACATCAGCCTCGACGAGGCCGTGTGCGCGCGCTGCCCCGTCGGTTATGCCTGCCTGGCCTGCTGCCCGGCGGGGAACTTCAAGCGCGACGAGAAGTCCGGGCAGGTCAGCGTCTCGACCGAGAGCTGCATGGAGTGCGGGGCCTGCCGCGTCGTGTGCGCGCCGGGCGCCGTGCGCTGGGCTTGGCCCAAGGGCGGGTTCGGGGTGTGCTATCTCCAGGGTTAG
- a CDS encoding electron transfer flavoprotein subunit alpha/FixB family protein: protein MSSVWAVLELSAGRPSPASLEAVGQAAALAGRLGAQAWAVALEEEAVSAAALLGRCGASRLLVCSSAGLARSGAFAFADALEPAAREEKPLAVLAAATPWGQERAARLAARLGADMASSITGWQLAESGMLRVTRSVYGGRLCEEVELGPRRPWVLTLRPHLFPIAVRAGGRPAECEVRKLQPLGALCCRLAQVIEARKGEPPLAEASVVVSGGRGLGGSRPFAMLRELAEALGGTVGASRAAVDAGWMPPERQVGQTGTVVCPKLYLACGISGAMQHRAGIRDSRFIAAINTDPQAPIFRCADAGIVGDLFELVPRLTEAVRRRASR from the coding sequence ATGAGCTCGGTCTGGGCGGTCCTGGAGTTGAGCGCAGGCCGGCCGAGCCCGGCCTCTCTGGAGGCGGTCGGGCAGGCCGCGGCCTTGGCCGGCCGCCTGGGCGCACAGGCCTGGGCCGTGGCTCTGGAGGAAGAAGCCGTCTCCGCCGCCGCTTTGCTCGGGCGCTGCGGCGCCAGCCGGCTTTTGGTCTGCTCAAGCGCCGGGCTGGCCCGCTCCGGGGCCTTCGCGTTCGCCGACGCGCTCGAGCCCGCGGCGCGCGAGGAAAAGCCCCTGGCCGTCCTGGCGGCCGCCACGCCCTGGGGCCAGGAGCGCGCCGCGCGCCTGGCCGCCCGGCTGGGCGCGGACATGGCCAGCTCCATAACGGGCTGGCAGCTGGCTGAATCCGGGATGCTGCGCGTCACGCGCTCGGTCTACGGCGGACGGCTGTGCGAGGAAGTGGAGCTCGGGCCGCGCCGGCCCTGGGTGCTGACCTTGCGGCCGCACCTCTTCCCCATCGCTGTCCGCGCCGGCGGCCGCCCCGCCGAGTGCGAGGTGCGCAAGCTCCAGCCCCTCGGCGCCCTGTGCTGCCGACTGGCGCAGGTCATCGAGGCCCGGAAAGGAGAGCCGCCCCTGGCCGAAGCCTCGGTCGTGGTGTCCGGAGGCCGCGGGCTGGGCGGCAGCCGGCCCTTCGCCATGCTGCGCGAGCTGGCCGAGGCTTTGGGCGGCACGGTCGGCGCGTCCCGGGCCGCGGTGGACGCGGGCTGGATGCCTCCCGAGCGCCAGGTGGGCCAGACCGGCACGGTGGTCTGCCCCAAGCTCTACCTCGCCTGCGGCATCTCCGGCGCCATGCAGCATCGCGCGGGGATACGGGACTCCCGCTTCATCGCGGCCATCAACACGGACCCGCAGGCCCCGATCTTCCGCTGCGCGGACGCGGGCATCGTGGGCGACCTCTTCGAGCTCGTGCCCCGCCTGACCGAGGCCGTGCGCCGCAGGGCCTCCCGATGA
- a CDS encoding electron transfer flavoprotein subunit beta — translation MRACVLLKQVPDTSVRLQVSPGGLEPRGSGYLPVANPYDEFALEAALRLREAAGKGEVILLTASDEPADETVFHGLAMGADRAVICGLPAAPALAALVRSLSADLVCCGERAVDDEAAQVGAFVAEALGWPQVCGVETAQWEPGRRGLRLRCRRSGGTHVVTCSLPCLVSFVRGPELPRYPSMADIFAVKSKPVARAAAAAPAGAARPRRLRLWPPSEERARKMIPAGPGAAESLLGEIFKAVSWDEA, via the coding sequence ATGCGCGCCTGTGTCCTCCTAAAGCAGGTCCCCGACACCTCGGTGCGGCTCCAGGTCTCCCCGGGAGGCCTGGAGCCCCGCGGCTCGGGCTACCTGCCGGTGGCCAACCCCTACGACGAGTTCGCTCTGGAGGCCGCCCTGCGCCTGCGCGAGGCGGCCGGAAAGGGGGAGGTGATCCTCCTGACCGCCAGCGACGAGCCCGCAGACGAGACCGTGTTCCACGGCCTGGCCATGGGCGCGGACCGGGCCGTCATCTGCGGCTTGCCGGCCGCCCCCGCTCTGGCCGCGCTGGTCCGGTCGCTGTCCGCGGACCTGGTCTGCTGCGGCGAGCGCGCGGTCGATGACGAGGCGGCGCAGGTCGGCGCCTTCGTGGCCGAGGCTCTGGGCTGGCCGCAGGTCTGCGGCGTGGAAACCGCGCAGTGGGAGCCCGGACGCCGCGGCCTGCGCCTGCGCTGCCGGCGCAGCGGCGGCACGCATGTAGTGACCTGCTCTTTGCCCTGCCTGGTCTCTTTCGTGCGCGGGCCGGAGCTGCCGCGCTATCCCTCCATGGCCGACATCTTCGCCGTCAAGTCCAAGCCCGTGGCCCGGGCCGCGGCGGCCGCGCCGGCCGGCGCGGCAAGGCCGCGGCGGCTGCGCCTTTGGCCGCCGAGCGAGGAGCGCGCGCGGAAGATGATACCGGCCGGGCCCGGCGCCGCCGAGTCCTTGCTCGGAGAGATCTTCAAGGCCGTGTCCTGGGACGAGGCATGA
- a CDS encoding acyl-CoA/acyl-ACP dehydrogenase, whose product MAIDFTLTKEQKELQKTVRNFAQKVLKPIVQEADACTDPWKGFLMTKKAYEKAYELGLAFSFVPKEYGGAGASNLDSQIASEEICAVDPGFGCTLLVNGLGLMPLIWWGSEKQKKKWLTMATSDPQKDFIVGWVVSEPEGTAGFDHPGAHPCGIQVTADYDKARDEYVLNGRKMWNSNATGWDQKGADINIVVARTDRSKGGKEGLSCFIVPRGSKGFRVESILDKLGHRLTVQPRIIFENCRVPAENLIEGTKGNGDLAITKAFTWSGPVAGIAAVGVMRAAFDTALDWARSYTAGGRHPILQHQNVGYLLANMKMRIEAARYLSWRAAHYLDQYDCDGMEAGALSKIYCGELSIEVISDAMRLMGINSYIKDYPLEKHMRDALCFPIYDAGNMGMQRRRLHGIMAHASYQPMALAQNLRQEFVKAMHGFDSDAGHDVAGAPRKAKGRECAPVSS is encoded by the coding sequence AGACGGTGCGCAATTTCGCCCAGAAGGTGCTCAAGCCCATCGTCCAAGAGGCCGATGCCTGCACCGACCCCTGGAAGGGATTCCTCATGACCAAGAAGGCCTATGAGAAGGCTTACGAGCTGGGGCTGGCCTTCTCCTTCGTCCCCAAGGAATACGGCGGCGCCGGAGCCAGCAACCTGGACAGCCAGATCGCCAGCGAGGAGATCTGCGCCGTGGACCCGGGCTTCGGCTGCACCTTGCTGGTCAACGGCCTGGGCCTCATGCCGCTCATCTGGTGGGGCAGCGAGAAGCAGAAGAAGAAGTGGCTGACCATGGCGACCTCGGACCCGCAGAAGGATTTCATCGTGGGCTGGGTGGTCAGCGAGCCGGAAGGCACGGCCGGCTTCGACCATCCGGGCGCGCACCCCTGCGGCATCCAGGTCACCGCGGACTACGACAAGGCCCGGGACGAGTACGTGCTCAACGGCCGCAAGATGTGGAACTCGAACGCCACGGGCTGGGACCAGAAGGGCGCGGACATCAACATCGTGGTGGCCAGGACCGACCGCTCCAAGGGCGGCAAGGAGGGGCTGTCCTGCTTCATCGTCCCCCGGGGGAGCAAGGGCTTCCGCGTGGAGAGCATCCTGGACAAGCTGGGGCACCGCCTCACCGTGCAGCCCCGCATCATCTTCGAGAACTGCCGCGTGCCGGCCGAGAACCTCATCGAGGGGACCAAGGGCAACGGGGACCTGGCCATCACCAAGGCCTTCACCTGGTCCGGCCCGGTGGCCGGCATCGCGGCCGTGGGCGTCATGCGCGCGGCCTTCGACACGGCCCTGGACTGGGCCCGCAGCTACACGGCGGGCGGCCGGCACCCCATCCTCCAGCACCAGAACGTGGGCTATCTCCTCGCCAACATGAAGATGCGCATCGAGGCGGCCCGCTACCTCTCCTGGCGCGCGGCCCACTATCTGGACCAGTACGACTGCGACGGCATGGAGGCCGGCGCCCTCTCCAAGATCTACTGCGGGGAGCTCTCCATCGAGGTCATCAGCGACGCCATGCGCCTGATGGGGATCAACAGCTACATCAAGGATTACCCGCTGGAGAAGCACATGCGCGACGCCCTGTGCTTCCCCATCTACGACGCCGGAAACATGGGCATGCAGCGCCGGCGCCTGCACGGGATCATGGCTCACGCGAGCTACCAGCCCATGGCCCTGGCGCAGAACCTGCGCCAGGAGTTCGTCAAGGCCATGCACGGGTTCGACAGCGACGCCGGCCATGACGTCGCCGGGGCGCCCCGCAAGGCCAAGGGCCGGGAATGCGCGCCTGTGTCCTCCTAA